Proteins found in one Aliidongia dinghuensis genomic segment:
- a CDS encoding VOC family protein, with the protein MLDHIGFAVADFARSKRFYQAALAPLGITLLMEVSAEETGAEAHAGFGTPGRPFFWIGTGSRPAQSTHVAFVAPDRATVDAFHRAALAAGGTDNGAPGPRPHYHPDYYGAYVRDPDGNNIEAVCRRPA; encoded by the coding sequence ATGCTGGATCACATCGGCTTCGCCGTCGCCGACTTCGCGCGCTCGAAACGCTTCTACCAGGCGGCGCTGGCGCCGCTCGGCATCACGCTGCTCATGGAAGTGAGCGCCGAGGAGACCGGCGCCGAGGCCCACGCCGGCTTCGGCACGCCGGGCCGGCCGTTCTTCTGGATCGGCACCGGATCGCGGCCGGCGCAATCGACGCACGTCGCCTTCGTGGCGCCAGACCGGGCGACGGTCGACGCGTTCCACCGCGCAGCGCTCGCCGCCGGCGGCACCGACAACGGCGCGCCGGGCCCGCGTCCGCACTACCACCCCGACTACTACGGCGCCTACGTACGCGACCCGGACGGCAACAACATCGAAGCGGTCTGCCGCCGGCCCGCATAG
- a CDS encoding tetratricopeptide repeat protein: MPRLPSFHHSRCTATNWLLALAPLMVASVPAPAADLTNDAASYERCMDTARKEPEDGFEMASVWKDHGGGLPAEHCAGVALMGLKQYALAGDTLETLGKEMVREAPSLRAEVLMQAGEAWLQAGQPAKARADLDAAIGLDPKDPSLLVARARALAAAKDYKAAKEDLSRALAGGAPRGEVLTYRAAANRLQGELSAARKDADEAVAAAPNSADAWLERANVRRLQKDDKGARADWIKVLELAPDGPAGDAARDNLAAMDVHVDGAAKP, translated from the coding sequence ACGCTGCACCGCGACCAATTGGCTCCTGGCCCTGGCCCCCTTGATGGTCGCTTCGGTGCCGGCACCCGCCGCCGACCTCACGAACGACGCGGCCAGCTACGAGCGCTGCATGGATACGGCGCGCAAGGAGCCGGAAGACGGGTTCGAAATGGCCTCGGTCTGGAAGGACCACGGCGGCGGGCTACCGGCGGAACATTGTGCCGGTGTGGCCCTCATGGGTCTCAAACAATATGCGCTCGCCGGCGACACGCTCGAGACGCTCGGCAAGGAAATGGTGCGCGAGGCGCCGAGCCTGCGCGCCGAGGTTCTGATGCAGGCCGGCGAGGCCTGGCTGCAGGCGGGCCAGCCGGCCAAGGCGCGGGCCGATCTCGATGCGGCGATCGGGCTCGATCCCAAGGACCCGTCGCTGCTCGTCGCGCGCGCGCGCGCCCTGGCCGCGGCCAAGGACTACAAGGCGGCGAAGGAGGATCTGAGCCGCGCCCTTGCCGGCGGGGCGCCGCGCGGCGAGGTGCTTACATATCGCGCCGCCGCCAACCGGCTGCAGGGCGAATTGTCGGCCGCGCGCAAGGACGCCGACGAGGCCGTGGCCGCCGCGCCGAACTCGGCCGACGCCTGGCTCGAGCGGGCGAACGTCCGCCGGCTGCAGAAAGACGACAAGGGCGCCCGCGCCGACTGGATCAAGGTGCTGGAACTGGCACCCGATGGGCCGGCCGGCGACGCCGCCCGCGACAATCTCGCGGCCATGGACGTGCATGTCGATGGAGCCGCCAAACCCTAA